A genome region from Sardina pilchardus chromosome 22, fSarPil1.1, whole genome shotgun sequence includes the following:
- the LOC134070178 gene encoding ATP-dependent RNA helicase DHX8, producing the protein MEELGEDELIKLEYLSLVSKVCTELDNHLGISDKDLAEFVISLAEKNTTFDAFKSVLLKNGAEFTDSLVSNLLRLIQTMRPPSKDSTSKEQDSEPDVKVKNEKDKLRELFPGLCKPDNPEITKNLLDEDDVKIAADAMKELEMFMPSISGTDSKSSKKKSETGTSKRRRSRSRSRDRDRDRTRDRDRDRDRDRHRDRGDRDRDRDRDRDRDRDRDRDRRRHHRSRSRSRDGDRERRHERPRVRESRWRSKSRSASPQKDSDRWKDKHVDRPPPEEPSVGDIYSGKVTSIMQFGCFVQLEGLRKRWEGLVHISELRREGRVANVADVVTKGQRVKVKVLSFTGSKTSLSMKDVDQDTGEDLNPNRRRNAGPDGGEESAMRNPDRPTNLNLGHAPELEDDSLERKRLTKISDPEKWEIKQMIAANVLSKEEFPDFDEETGILPKVDDEEDEDLEIELVEEEPPFLRGHTKQSMDMSPVKIVKNPDGSLSQAAMMQSALAKERREVKQAAREAEMDSIPMGLNKHWVDPLPDADGRQIAANMRGIGMMPTDIPEWKKHAFGGNKASYGKKTQMSILEQRESLPIFKLKEQLIQAVHDNQILIVIGETGSGKTTQITQYLAEAGYTTRGKIGCTQPRRVAAMSVAKRVSEEYGCCLGQEVGYTIRFEDCTSPETVIKYMTDGMLLRECLIDPDLGQYAIIMLDEAHERTIHTDVLFGLLKKTVQKRTDMKLIVTSATLDAVKFSQYFYEAPIFTIPGRTYPVEVLYTKEPETDYLDASLITVMQIHLTEPPGDILVFLTGQEEIDTACEILYERMKSLGPDVPELIILPVYSALPSEMQTRIFDPAPPGSRKVVIATNIAETSLTIDGIYYVVDPGFVKQKVYNSKTGIDQLVVTPISQAQAKQRAGRAGRTGPGKTYRLYTERAYRDEMLTTNVPEIQRTNLASTVLSLKAMGINDLLSFDFMDAPPMETLITAMEQLYTLGALDDEGLLTRLGRRMAEFPLEPMLCKMLIMSVHLGCSEEMLTIVSMLSVQNVFYRPKDKQALADQKKAKFHQPEGDHLTLLAVYNSWKNNKFSNPWCYENFIQARSLRRAQDIRKQMLGIMDRHKLDVVSCGKATVRVQKAICSGFFRNAAKKDPQEGYRTLIDQQVVYIHPSSALFNRQPEWVVYHELVLTTKEYMREVTTIDPRWLVEFSPAFFKVSDPTRLSKQKKQQRLEPLYNRYEEPNAWRISRAFRRR; encoded by the exons ATGGAGGAACTGGGAGAAGATGAGCTTATAAAGCTCGAATACTTGTCTTTGGTTTCTAAAGTTTGTACAGAACTTGACAACCATCTGGGAATAAGCGACAAAGATCTCG CGGAGTTTGTCATCAGTTTAGCGGAGAAGAACACGACTTTTGATGCCTTTAAGTCAGTCCTGTTGAAAAATGGAGCTGAATTTACG GACTCTCTCGTCAGTAATTTACTTCGTCTCATCCAAACAATGCGACCACCATCAAAAGATTCAACATCTAAAGAACAAG ACTCAGAACCTGATGTTAAAGTGAAGAACGAAAAGGACAAGCTCCGGGAGCTGTTCCCTGGTTTATGTAAACCTGACAATCCAGAGATTACTAAA AATTTGCTGGATGAAGATGACGTGAAGATAGCTGCAGATGCTATGAAAGAGCTGGAGATGTTCATGCCCAGTATTAGTGGAACAGACTCGAAGAGCAGCAAGAAAAA GTCAGAGACTGGAACcagcaagaggaggaggagcaggagccgaagcagagacagagaccgagACCGAACCCGAGACAGGGACAGGGACCGGGACCGAGATCGTCATAGGGATCGCGGGGACCGGGACCGAGATCGGGATAGAGACCGAGacagggatagagacagagatcGGGACCGGAGGCGACACCACCGTTCCAGATCTCGCTCACGGGACGGGGACCGGGAGCGCCGCCACGAGAGAcccagagtgagggagagccGCTGGCGCTCCAAGAGTCGCTCCGCCAGCCCCCAGAAAGACTCCGACCGCTGGAAGGACAAACACGTGGACCGGCCCCCTCCCGAGGAGCCCTCCGTGGGAGACATCTACAGCGGCAAAGTCACCAGCATCATGCAGTTCGGTTGCTTTGTGCAGCTCGAGGGACTGAG GAAACGTTGGGAGGGCTTGGTTCACATTTCTGAGCTCCGGCGCGAGGGCAGAGTGGCCAATGTGGCGGACGTGGTCACCAAAGGTCAGAGAGTGAAGGTCAAGGTGCTCTCTTTCACCGGCTCCAAGACCAGCCTCAGCATGAAG GATGTAGACCAGGACACAGGAGAGGACTTGAACCCCAATCGACGCAGGAATGCTGGACCTGACGGCGGCGAGGAGTCCGCCATGAGGAACCCCGACCGACCCACCAACCTCAACCTGGGCCACGCACCCGAGCTGGAGGACGACAGCCTGGAGCGCAAGAGGCTGACCAAGATATCAGACCCAGAGAAGTGGGAGATCAAACAG ATGATCGCCGCCAACGTATTGTCCAAAGAGGAGTTTCCTGACTTTGATGAGGAAACGGGTATCCTTCCTAAGGTGGACGACGAGGAAG ATGAGGATCTGGAGATTGAGCTTGTGGAGGAAGAGCCGCCGTTCCTCCGAGGTCACACCAAACAGAGCATGGACATGAGCCCTGTCAAAATAGTCAAG AACCCGGACGGATCTCTGTCCCAGGCGGCCATGATGCAGAGCGCCCTGGCCAAGGAGCGGCGGGAGGTCAAGCAGGCCGCACGCGAGGCCGAGATGGACTCCATCCCCATGGGACTCAACAAGCACTGGGTGGACCCCCTGCCTGACG ctgatgGCAGGCAGATCGCAGCCAACATGAGAGGCATTGGCATGATGCCCACCGACATCCCAGAGTGGAAGAAGCACGCCTTTGGCGGAAACAAGGCCTCCTACGGCAAGAAGACCCAGATGTCCATTTTGGAGCAGAGGGAGAGTCTCCCCATCTTCAAGCTGAAAGAGCAGCTCATTCAG GCTGTCCATGATAACCAGATCCTGATTGTGATCGGTGAGACGGGCTCAGGCAAGACCACCCAGATCACCCAGTACCTGGCCGAGGCTGGCTACACCACCAGGGGCAAGATCGGCTGCACCCAGCCCAGAAGAGTGGCCGCCATGTCCGTGGCCAAGAGGGTGTCTGAGGAGTACGGTTGCTGTCTGGGACAAGAGGTGGGCTACACCATTCGTTTTGAGGACTGCACAAGTCCAGAGACGGTCATCAAGTACATGACAGACGGTATGCTGCTCAGAGAGTGTCTCATTGATCCGGACCTCGGCCAGTATGCCATCATCATGTTGGACGAGGCCCACGAGCGCACCATCCACACAGACGTTCTCTTTGGCCTGCTCAAGAAG ACCGTCCAGAAACGCACGGACATGAAGCTGATCGTCACCTCTGCCACGCTGGACGCCGTCAAGTTCTCGCAGTACTTCTACGAGGCGCCCATCTTCACCATTCCCGGCCGCACGTACCCTGTGGAGGTGCTCTACACCAAAGAGCCTGAGACGGACTACCTGGATGCCAGTCTCATCACCGTCATGCAGATCCACCTGACTGAGCCCCCAG GTGATATCCTGGTGTTCTTGACGGGTCAGGAGGAGATCGACACGGCCTGTGAGATCCTGTACGAGCGCATGAAGTCTCTGGGGCCAGATGTTCCTGAGCTCATCATCCTGCCGGTGTACTCCGCCCTGCCCAGCGAGATGCAGACCAGGATCTTTGACCCAGCACCCCCTGGCAGCAGAAAG GTCGTCATTGCTACCAACATTGCTGAGACCTCCCTGACCATTGATGGTATCTACTATGTGGTGGATCCTGGCTTTGTCAAGCAGAAAGTGTACAATTCTAAGACTGGTATTGACCAGTTGGTGGTCACTCCGATCTCCCAG GCCCAGGCTAAGCAGCGTGCAGGCAGAGCCGGTAGAACAGGCCCTGGTAAAACCTACAGGCTGTACACCGAGAGAGCCTACCGAGACGAGATGCTGACCACCAACGTGCCCGAGATCCAGAGAACCAACTTAGCCAGTACTGTGCTCTCGCTTAAG GCCATGGGTATCAATGACCTGCTGTCGTTCGACTTCATGGACGCCCCTCCAATGGAGACCCTTATTACAGCCATGGAGCAGCTGTATACCCTCGGAGCCTTGGATGATGAGGGGCTGCTCACACGTCTCGGCCGCAGA aTGGCAGAGTTTCCCTTGGAGCCCATGTTGTGTAAGATGCTCATCATGTCAGTGCATCTGGGCTGCAGTGAGGAGATGTTGACCATTGTGTCCATGCTGTCTGTGCAGAACGTCTTCTACAGGCCAAAG GACAAGCAAGCTCTCGCTGACCAGAAGAAGGCCAAGTTCCATCAACCAGAAGGAGATCACTTGACCTTGCTGGCCGTCTACAACTCCTGGAAGAACAACAAATTCTCCAACCCCTGGTGCTATGAGAACTTTATCCAGGCCCGTTCCCTGCGCAGAGCACAAGATATCCGCAAACAGATGTTGGGTATTATGGACCG GCATAAATTGGATGTGGTTTCATGTGGAAAGGCCACTGTTCGTGTGCAGAAAGCCATTTGCAGTGGTTTCTTCCGTAATGCTGCCAAGAAAGACCCACAGGAGGGCTACAGGACACTCATCGACCAGCAGGTGGTCTACATCCACCCCTCGAGTGCCCTCTTCAACCGACAACCAGAGTG GGTGGTGTACCACGAGCTGGTGTTGACCACAAAGGAATACATGCGTGAGGTGACCACAATCGACCCGCGCTGGCTGGTGGAGTTTTCTCCGGCCTTCTTCAAAGTGTCCGACCCCACGCGCCTCAGCAAGCAGAAGAAGCAGCAGCGCCTGGAGCCGCTCTACAACCGTTACGAGGAGCCCAACGCCTGGAGAATTTCCAGAGCCTTCCGCAGACGATAG